The following proteins are encoded in a genomic region of Maniola jurtina chromosome 17, ilManJurt1.1, whole genome shotgun sequence:
- the LOC123873609 gene encoding arylphorin subunit alpha-like — MFLKYLSIMFLWLFFLGNVFSSPAGDGLRDLVNEGEVILNDETYKKYIVPGTYTSQKLQKQTRQIEDFIDKDNEHFKILNQHIEAGHTMKGLTFTIYDDNMREAAIALFRILQNVEEDKINAVKEWAYKHINKDILEYVLRLASIHRDDDAIEELEPPFVTKPNFFVNSETIHKALKLKINNGKIDPQEGQVYQIYREEDMLIINTNYSGWNNWNEDCRDNLDYFTQDIGLNSYYYGVHLQYPFWMSNDELSAIDSKYAEQYYYIHKYLVARYNMEKEHLRQRNISTESKCYDDFIPYLSYENGLPFATRSSVRMEWNEAYTRIKSIDLAIKECITRGVIFMENGTKVDLTEENYVDLLTKLIRANYESIQTAKSVRALLGYGGNGHPSDRYNPAPSVLHHPQTALRDPTYWYMTQECLKYFTEYSSTLEPYDFSRYQSEDIDIIDNNFSRITTYYDHFYISLNNIFENYDFKTSELIYTARQKRIKHLPFSLAFTVNSKVNKTSLVKLFIGPRCQGVNCWDKYSQFYELDTFTQKLEEGLNLLKWSSELSEKYSVDDYFNVELKTVRRNKFDMLRFPENLIIPKGLNEGLNITLFILIVPMNDDFETDFYKEPIGFPFHREVAINGTDFSNYKFYNITVYHKENTREMEEYYSPHLN, encoded by the exons ATGTTTCTAAAATATCTAAGCATAATGTTTCTATGGCTGTTTTTTCTTGGGAACGTATTTTCATCGCCAGCTGGTGATGGGTTACGAGATCTTGTAAATGAAGGAG AAGTTATTTTAAACGATGAAacctataaaaaatatatagtaccAGGAACATATACTTCTCAAAAGTTACAAAAACAAACCAGACAAATAGAAGATTTTATTGATAAG GATAATGaacatttcaaaattttgaatcaACATATTGAAGCCGGTCATACAATGAAGGGGCTGACATTTACAATTTACGACGATAATATGAGGGAAGCTGCTATCGCACTCTTTCGGATTTTACAAAATGTTGAAGAAGATAAGATTAACGCTGTAAAAGAATGGGCCTATAAACATATTAATAAGGACATCTTGGAATATGTTCTACGCTTAGCATCAATACATAGAGACGATGATGCTATTGAAGAACTAGAACCACCTTTTGTTACTAAACCTAACTTTTTTGTGAATAGTGAAACTATACATAAAGCtcttaaattgaaaataaacaaTGGAAAGATCGACCCTCAGGAAGGACAAGTATATCAAATTTATAGGGAAGAAGATATGCTTATCATAAACACAAATTACTCTGGATGGAATAATTGGAATGAAGATTGTAGAGATAATCTAGATTATTTTACACAAGACATTGGTCTAAATAGCTATTACTACGGAGTACATCTACAATATCCGTTTTGGATGAGTAACGACGAATTATCAGCAATAGATTCAAAATATGCTGAACAATATTATTACATTCATAAATATTTGGTAGCCAGATACAACATGGAGAAGGAACACCTTAGACAAAGAAATATTTCAACTGAATCAAAATGTTACGATGACTTTATACCTTATTTATCTTATGAAAATGGCTTACCATTTGCTACTAGGTCTTCAGTTCGTATGGAATGGAATGAGGCATATACGCGAATAAAATCTATAGATCTTGCTATTAAAGAATGTATTACAAGAGGAGTAATATTTATG gaAAATGGAACAAAGGTAGATTTAACAGAGGAAAATTATGTAGATTTGCTCACAAAACTTATTAGAGCCAATTATGAAAGTattcaaacagccaaatccgtaagAGCCCTTCTTGGTTACGGAGGCAATGGACATCCGTCAGACAG atacaatCCAGCACCTTCAGTTTTGCACCACCCCCAAACAGCTTTACGAGATCCGACTTATTGGTACATGACTCAAGAATGCCTCAAATACTTTACAGAGTATTCGAGTACTTTGGAACCATATGATTTTTCTAGATATCAAAGTGAAGATATCGATATAATTGACAACAATTTTTCAAGAATTACTACATATTATGATCATTTTTATATCagtttgaataatatttttgaaaactatgACTTTAAAACTTCCGAATTAATATACACTGCTAGACAAAAACGAATTAAGCATTTGCCTTTTAGTTTAGCTTTTACTGTTAATTCAAAAGTCAACAAAACTTCTTTGGTCAAATTGTTTATTGGTCCCAGATGTCAAGGTGTTAACTGCTGGGATAAGTATTCTCAATTTTATGAACTTGATACGTTTACTCAAAAGCTAGAAGAAGGTCTCAATCTTTTAAAGTGGTCATCAGAATTATCAGAAAAATATTCTGTAGACGACTATTTTAATGTGGAGTTAAAAACTGTTAGAAGAAATAAGTTTGATATGCTAAGATTTCCAGAAAACTTGATTATACCAAAAGGTTTAAATGAAGGTCTTAATATaacattgtttattttaattgtacCTATGAATGATGATTTTGAAACTGATTTCTATAAAGAACCCATAGGGTTTCCCTTCCATAGAGAGGTTGCAATTAATGGAACGGACTTTAGTAATtacaaattttataatattactgtttACCACAAGGAAAATACTAGAGAAATGGAAGAATACTATTCCCCCcatttaaactaa